GGCCCTCCACGACGTCCAGCCAGCGGCCCTCCACCCCCTTGGGCAGCGCGCGCAGGCAGCGCAGGTTGTACTCCCCCGTCCGCGCCCGCTCCAGCGCCCGGACGCTCAGGTCCGTGGCCAGGAGCGACACGTCCCCCAGCACGCCCTTCGCGTCCAGCATCATGGCCAGCGTGAGGGGCTCCTCGCCGGTGGCGCACGCCGCGCACCACACCCGGGGGCGCTTGCCGGCGCGGGCGGCGGGCACCAGCACCTCGTCCACCAGCACCTGGAGCGACGGGGCCTCGCGGAAGAAGTACGTCTCGTGGACGAGCAGCGAGTCCACCAGCGCGTCCAGCGCCGCGTTCCCCCGCGGGTCGTAGCGGAGGAAGTAGTAGTAGTCGAGCAGCGAGTCGAAGCCCGCATCCAGCGCCCGCGACGACACCTTCTCCGCCAGCAGGTCCCGGTCCTCCGGGCCGTAGTGCAGCCCCGCGCGCTGCTCGATGAGCATCGCGAGGATGGTGAAGACCTGCGGGGACAGCGGCAGCGCGGTCATGGGCAGGGTGCTCTCAACGCCCCAGCGCCAGCAGGCAGGCCCTGCGCACGTCCGGGTCCTCGTCGCGATGGGCCGCCCGGTCCAGCGCCTCGCGCGCCTCCACCGTGCCCAGCGCCGCCACCGCGGGCGCGGACGCGCGCCGCCCCGCGGGGCTCGCTCCGGCCAGCGCCTGCATCAGCGCCGCCCGCGCGTCCGCCCGGCGCATCCTCGCGAGCGCCGCCACCAGCAGGGGCGCGGTCGCGTCATCCGCCACCTCCAGCGCGGCCAGCAACCCGGCGAGCCGCCCGTCCACCGGCAGCGCCAGCGCGCCCACCACCTGCTCGCGCAGCATCACGTCACCCAGCAGCGACACCAGCGACTGCGTGGCGTGCTGCCCGGTGCGCGTGGCGAGGAAGCCCACCGCCGCGCTGCGCACGCTGTCGTCGCGGTCCCCGGCCGCCCGCAGGAGCGCGGGCAGCGTCTCCGGGGCGTCGTACTCCGCCACCGCCGACAGGGCCACCAGCCGCGTGGCCGGGTCGTCCGAGTGCACCGCCTCCAGCAGGACGGGCAGCGCGTCCGGACGCCGGGCCACGCCCAGGCCCAGCAGGGCCGCGCGGCGCACGTCCACGTCCGTGGACGAGGCCGCCCGCCGCAGCGCCGCCATGGCGCTCTCCGTGTGCAGGTGCGCCAGCGCGTCCACCACCGCCACGCGCACCTGGCCCGCGTCGTCGTTGGCGAGCGCGACGATGGCGTCCGCGGCCGCCTCCTCGTTGAGCTTCCCCAGCGACTGGCACGCGTAGTAGCGCACCCACGGGTCGCGGTCGTTCAACCCGCCCAGCAGCGTGGAGGTGATGCGCGCCTGCTTGTCCGTCTGGCCCAGCGCGCGCATCGCCGTGGCGCGCGTGCGCTCGGATTCGTGGCTGGCGGCGGACAGGAGCGCGTCCACCGCCCGGGGGTCGTCGATGAAGGGCAGGCCATAGATGGCCGCATCGCGCAGCCGCTCGTCCGGGTCCCGCATGGCCAGGAGCAGCGCGTCCAGGCCGCGCGGATAGCCGAAGTAGGCCACGATGCGCAGCGCCGCCCGGCGCTGGCGCGTGTCCGCCGAGCGCGCCGCCTCCAGCGCCAGCGCCTCCGTCGTCTCGCTGCCCAGCGACTGGATGGCGCCCACCGCCGCCTGCACCACGCGCGGGTCCTCGTCCGCCAGCCGCGCGAAGAGGGCCGTCACCGCGGACGTGTCACCGATGCGCGACAGCGTCTCCGCCGCCAGCGCGCGCACCATCGCGTCCCGGTCCTCCAGGCACAGGAGCACGTCCGGCACCGCCGCGGAGCGCTTGCCCACCAGCGGCAGCAGCACCCGGCGCCGGGTGCTGTCACCCTCGCGCAGCGCCTGGAGGATCTGCGCGTCCGCCTCCGCGCCCAGCTCCCCCAGCGCCGCCGCGGCCGCACGCGACACGCCCAGGTCCTGCGAGTCCAGCAGCTTCAGCAGGCCCGCCGCCGCGTCCGCGCCCCCCACCCAGCCCAGCAGGCGCGCCAGCGAGGTCTTCTCCCCGGCGTCCGCACCGGCGATGACCTGGGCGAGCCTGCGCCCGATGGGGTGCACTTCCGTCGACGCGGAGCGCAGCACCGACGGCACCGTGCGCGCGCCGCCGAAGCGCGCCACCTGGGCGTCGTGGATCTCCACCAGCGCCACGGCCGCCACGCGCACCAGCGCGTCGTTGCCCCGCTGGAGCAGCCCCACGAGCGCGGGCACCGCGGCCTCCTGGCCGGTGCGGCCCAGGGCCCGGCAGGCCTCCAGGGCGTAGAACGGATCCGCCAGCAGCGCCATCAGCGCCGGCACCACCGTGGGGTCGCCCGAGCGGCCCAGCACGTCGATGGCGGGGAAGATGCGGAAGAAGTTGCCGCTGCCCAGCGACGCCAGGAGCGCGTCCACCGCCGCGCCGCCGCCAATGCGGCCCAGCGCTTCGATGGCGGCCACCGCCACGTTGTCGTCCGAGTGCACCGTGAGCCGCGCCAGCAGCGGCACGGACTGGCGGCTGCGGCGGCGGCCCAGCACCTGGGCGGCGTCGCAGACGATGGCCGGGTTGGCGTCATCCCCCAGCGCCTCCACCGGCCCCTCCACGTCGCCGGAGGCGGCCACCAGCGCGTCCACCGCCGCGGCGATGCGCGCCTCGTTGTCCCGCCGCTGGGTCAGCACGTCGCACAGCGGCTGCACCGCCGGGGTGCCCACGCGCGCGAGCGCGGACACCACGGCGCGGCGCACCGCCCAGGACGGCGCGTCCAGGCCGGCCACCAGCGCCGGCAGGCTGGAGGCGCCCCGGCGCGCCAGTTGCTCCACTTCCTCCACCCGCGCGCGGTCGTCCGCGGACAGCGTGAGGGGGTGTTGCCGCACGGTCGAATTCGTCGTCACGCCTTCTGCTCCCGGGGGGAACGGGACGCGGCCGCGTCCTTGCCACCCAGCAGTCCGGTCAGGTGCGCCAGCCCCTCCACCTGCTCACCGTGAAGCCTGGCGAGCTGCCCCAGCCGGCCCGCCACCTCCTTCACCTCCTGGGCGGTGACGGACGTGGTGCGCGCCTGCTGAGCCGTGGTGACGGCGATCTCCCGCGAGCGGCCGCGCATCTCCTCCACGGAGCGGCCCAGCTGCTCCGTCACCGTCGCCTGCTCCTGCGCCACCTTGGCCACGGCCGCCACCCCCGTGGCCTGCTTCGTGGCCGACGTGGCCAGCGCGGCCAGCGCCTCCGTCTGTTCGTCCAGCGCGCGCGACGTCGTCCTGGCCACCCGGCGCACCTCCTCCGCGCCGCGCACCAGCGTGTTCAGCGCCTGGGCCTGCTCCTCCGTGGCGCGCGTCACCTCCTGCGCGAGCTTCGCCACCTGGCGGGTGGCCACCTCGCCCTGCTTGAGGGCGCGGCCCTGCTCCACCATCGCGCGGGTGGACTGGACCACCTCCTTGCGCGCGCCGTCCATGGCGCGCGCCACCTCCTGCGCGGCCTTGGCCTGTTCGGCGATGCCGGTGAGCGCGCGCTGCGTGGAGGACGTCACCTCCTGCGCCACCGCGCCCAGCGCGGACACCTGCTGGCCCTGCGCCGCCACCGCGCCGCTCACGCCCTGCACCAGCTGCCGCATCTGCACCGCGCCCTTGGCCAGGTCCGTGGCCGCCGCGGCCTGCTCCTGCACCGCGCGCGACACCTTCTCCGCCACCTCCGCCAGCTGGGTGTTGGAGCGCACCGCTTCGCGCAGCGCCTTGGCCTGGTCCGCCGTGGCCTGCGTCGTCTGCCGCGCCATGCGCCGCATCTCCGTGCCGCCCTGGGCCAGCGCCTGCGCGGCCTGCGCCTGCTCCGTCGCGGACGCCGCGATGACGCGGCCCTGCTCGCTCACCTTGGCCGTGGCCTGGGCCAGCGACTGCACCGCCTGCACCTGCTCCGCCGACGCGCGCGACGCCTCGCGCACGTTCTGGCCCAGCTCCTCCACGCCCTTGAGGATGGTGCCCAGGGCCTTCTCCGCGTCCCCGGCCAGCGCCGCGCCCTCGTCCGCCGCGCGCACGCCCTCCCCGGTGGCCACGGCCGCCTCGCGCGCCGTCGTCTGGAGGCCCCGGACAATCTTGGCCACGTCCGCGCTGGCCGCCGCCGCCCGGTCCGCCAGGGCGCGGATCTCCTCCGCCACCACCGCGAAGCCCCGGCCGTGCTCGCCCGCCCGCGCCGCCTCGATGCTGGCGTTGAGGGACAGGAGGTTCGTGCGGTCCGCGATGAGGTTGATGGTCTGCACGATGTCGCCAATCTCCTCGGCGCGCCGGCCCATCTCCTTCATCACCCCGGACGACTCCACGATGGACTGACGGATGCGGCCAAAGCCGGTGATGGAGCGCGCCACCGTGGCGCCGCCCTCGCGCGCGCTGGTGCCCACGCGCTCCGCGGCCAGGCGCGCCTCCTCCGTCATCTGCGCCGCGCGGCGCGTGGAGGTCTCCAGTTGCGCGGACGCGGTGGCGCTGGTGGACGCCAGGCCGTTGATGCTGTCCGCGGCGCGGGCCACCGCCTGCGCGGAGCGCGCCAGCTGTTCGATGGTGGCCGCGTTGGCGTCCACCACGGCCGCGTTCTTCTCCGCCGTGGCGGCCACCTCCTCCACGCTGGCGGCCACCTCCTGCACGGTGGACGCGGTGGTGGAGGTGTGCGCCTCCAGGGTGCGCGCGTGGTCGGCCACGCCGCGCACGCTGCGCGCCAGCTCTTCAGTGGTGGAGGCCGTCTCCTCCACGCTGGAGGACATGATGGACGCGTCGCGCGACACCTCATGCAGCGTCCGCCCCAGGGACACCACGGAGCTGGACACCTGCGCCATGCGCTCGCCCACGCCCTGCGCGTCCGCGGACAGCCGGGTGATGCCCTTGGACATCTCCTCGATGGTGGCGGCCACCTCTTCCGTGGTGGCGGCGCTCGTCTGGTTGCGCGCGACCAGGTCCTCCACCGTGGCGTTCATCTCCTGCACGCTCGCGAGCAGCTCCTCGCTGGAGGCGGCCAGCTCCTCCGCGTTGGCGCTGACGCCCTTCACCGAGCGCGCCACCTCCTCCACCGTGGAGGCCGTCGCCTCCGACGACGCGGCCAGCACCGCGGCGTCCTTGCGCACGCTGGTCACCGACGCGGAGACCTCCTGCATCGCGCCCGCGGTGGCCTCCGCCTCCAGTTGCACGCCCCGGGCGGATTCGGTCATCGCGCGCTGGCTGCGCACCAGCGACTGCACCGCCGCGCTCGTCTCCTCCACCTGGGCGGCCACGGATTCGATGGCGGTGCGCACCTGCTCGCCCGACGCCGCCTGCTCGTTGCCCGCGGACGCCAGCCGCGACGCGAGCACCTCCGTGGACTGCACCAGGCCCGCGCTCTCCTCCACCTTGAGGGCGGTGCGCTCGGCGAGCGCGCGCGCGTCCTCCATGCGGGGGGCGGTGTTACCGTTGTCCGTCGACATCCGCGGTCTCCTCCCCCATCACCCGGGGGAAATCGATGAGCATCACCAGCCGCGGGCCCACCTGCGCCACGGCCTTCACGTAACCCTTCGCGCGCTCCACCACCATGGGCGGAGGCGGCTGGATGGTGCGCGGGTCCAACTTCACGACTTCGCGCGCGCTGTCCACGAGCAACCCCACCGTGCGCTCGCCCAGCTGCCCCACCACCACCCGTGAATCCAGCGTGGCCGGGGTGGCCGGCAGCCCGAAGCGGGCGCGCGCGTCCACCACCGGGATGACCCGGCCCCGCACCTGCACCAGCCCCGCCACGTGCGCGGGGGCCCCCGGCACCGGCGTGGCGCCGGTGAAGGACTCCATCTGCACCACGTCCGCCGCGGGCATCGCGTACTCCGTCCCGTCCACCTTGAACAACACGTGCAGCACGCTCATGACGCCCACCCTCCCGACTGCGCGGCGCCCACCCCGCGGCCCACGCGGGCCGCGCCCAGCGCGCCCAGGTCCAGCACCAGCGTGGGCTGGCCATCCCCCAGGTCCGTGGCGCCCGCCACGCCCGGCACGCGCACCAGCGGGTCCTCCAGCGGCCGCAGGACGATCTCCTGCTGTCCCAGCAGCCGGTCCACCGCGAACGCCACGGGCTCCCCCCGCTGCCGCACGATGAGCGCCTTGGTGCCGCAGGCGCCCGCCGCCTGCGCGGGCGCCGTCCGCTCCAGCAGCCGCTCCAGCGACACCAGCGGCACCGCCGCGCCCCGCCGCTCCACCAGCCCCAGGCCGTCCGCGCCCGCGGGCCGCACCACCTTCAGCGCGTCCACGTCGATGAGCTCCTCCACCGTGCCCACGGCCACCGCGTACTTGAGGCCCGCGCATTCGAAGACGATGGCGTCCACCAGCGTCACCGTGAGCGGCACGCGCAGCGTGAAGGTGGTGCCCACGCCCTTGCGCGTCTCCATGCGCAGCTCGCCGCCCAGCTGCTCCACGACGATGCGCCGCACGATGTCCATCCCCATGCCCCGGCCACTGGTGCGCGTGGCCTCCTGGCGCGTGGACAGGCCGGGCCGGCACAGCAGGTCCAGCAGCCCGTCCGCCGACTCCGGCACGGGCGCGTTCGCGGCCTTCGCCACCGCCTTCGCGTCCACGCCCCGGCCGTCGTCGCGCAGGGTGATCTCCAACTGGCCGCTGGAGCGCGCGTGGCAGCCCAGGCGCACCAGGCCCTCCGGGGGCTTGCCCGCGGACACCCGCTCCTCCGGCAGCTCCAGCGCATGGTCCACGGCGTTGCGCACCAGGTGCACCAGCGCCGGCATCAGCCGGTCCGCCACGGCCTTGTCCAGCTCCGCGTCGCCCACCTCCAGCTCCAGCCGCACCGCCTTGCCGGTGGTGCGCCGCAGCCCGCGCACCAGCAGGGGCAGCCGCTCCAGCACGTCCCCCATGCGCACCATGCGCAGGCGCAGGATGGCCGAGCGCAGGTCGCGCAGCTGCCGGCCGTTCTCCTGGAGGATGGTGGCCAGCTCGCGCGTGGGCGCGCCCGCCGCCGTGAGCGCCGCCACCGCGCGCGTCAGCCGGGAGCGGTTCACCACGAGCGCCGCCAGCCACTCCATGGCCTCGTCCAGCCGCGACACCTCCACGCGCAGCAGGCCGCCGCCCCGGCGCACCTCCGGCTCCTCCAGCTCCTCCTCGAAGACGGGCGTCCCCAGGGCGCTGTCGGTGGGCACCGGCGCGGGCGACGCCGCGTCGGGCGCCACGGGCGCGGCCGCCGCCAGCGAGCGCACCGTGGCGGGGGCCCCGCCCACCACGTCCAGCAGCACCGCGTCCTCCGCGGAGGTGAGCAGCAGCAGCGCGAACGCCAGCGAGGCCCCGCCCGCCGCCGCGCCAGACAGGGGCAGCACCTTCACGATGTCGCCGTGCCTGGCCACGCCTTCGCGCACGGTGTTGATGTTGAGGCCCTTCGCGGCGCGCTCCGCGGAGGGCACGAAGTCCAGCCGCACCGCGCGCTGACCGTCCGCGAGCCCGCCCTCCAACTGCTCGCGCTCCGACGGCGCCAGCCGGGAGGCGAACGCGGCCTCCGCGTCCAGCACCACGGCGCGGGCCTTCCGGGGCGCCGCGTCCACCACCTGGGGGCCCAGCGCCTCCAGCCGCTCCAGCAGGTTCGCGGGCGCGGGCGAAGCGGGCTTTCCGGCGCCCAGCTGCCGCACCCGCTGCTCGATGGCGCGCAGGCCCTCCACCAGGGGCTCCACGCTGGACTCCGGCAGGCGACCGCCCGCCTGGTCCGCCACCCGCAGGGAGGCCTCCATCCAGTGGGCCAGGGAGACGATGGGCTCCACGTCCACCATGGCGGACAGGCCCTTGATGGTGTGCAGGGCGCGGAACAGCTCCCGTACCGCGCGCGGCTGGAGCGCGCCCCGGCGCACGGCCTCCTCCACGGCGAGCAGGTCCCGCTGCGCGGACGCCAGCAATTCATCCACCTCCGCCAGGTAGGCGGGGAGGAACTCCGCGAACTCCCCGGGGGCCGTCACCCGCGCGGCGCCTCGTCCAGGGCCTTGGCGGGGGCCTTCTCCAGGAGGGACCGGGCCGCGCCCTGGAGGGAGTCCGGGGTGAAGGGCTTGGTCATGAAGAGGCTCGCGCCCGCTTGCAGGGCACGCTCGCGGGAGGCTTCGTCGCCCCGCGTGGTGACGATGATGATGGGCAGCGAGCGCAGCTGGTCCTGCCCGCGCACGAACTCCACGACCTCGATGCCGCCGATGTCCGGCATGTTGAGGTCCAGCACGAGCAGGTCATACGCCTTGAGCGTCAGCTGTTCGATTGCCTCCAGGCCGCTGGAGGCCTGCGTGAAGCGGCTGTCCGGATAGGGCCGCAGACACGCGACCACCATCTCTCGCATCACCTTGCTGTCATCAACGACGAGTACCTCGGGCATGGCGTCCCCTGGAAACGACCGACCAAGCTAGAACGATTCCGGGCGGCTGAAAGAAATGAGTCATCGGTCGTGGACCGAGCGTTCGCTTCTCCACGCACCCGCGCGTGGGTATGTCACGAAGTCGCGGGGAGGGCACGCGACGCGCGTACACCGTCAGGCCCCAGGCCGCCCCCCTCCCCTTCAATGGTCCTCCAGTACCATGCGCCCACCCCCGCCGCCCCCCGACGCCTCGTTCCCCCGCCCCCCCAGCACCGCGTTCCCTGAAGGGGAGCCCGCACCGTGCGTCTGGGTGGTGGATGACAGCGCCAGCGAGGCGCGCTTCATCAAGACGGCCCTGGGCGCGGGCTTCCTGGTGGACACGTTCCCGGACGGCGCCGCGATGCTCGAACGCCTGCACAGCGGACGGGCCCCGGACGTGGTGGTGCTGGACTGGGAGATGCCCGGGATGTCCGGCCCGGAGGTCTGCCAGTTCCTGCGCGGCCAGCCGCAGACGCAGACCCTGCCGGTGCTGCTGCTCACCGCGCACGGCCGGCCGGAGGACCTGGTGCAGGGCCTGCGCGCGGGCGCCAACGACTACGTGGCCAAGCCCTTCCGCACGGAGGAGGTGCGCGCGCGGGTGAACGCGCTGGTGCGCGCCAAGCGGCTGGTGGACGCCGTGCGCAGGGCGGACCACGAGAAGGCGGAGGCGCTCGCGCAGTTGGATGCGCTCCTGACGTCCTCGCCCGTGGGCCTGTCCCTGATGGACCGGGAGCTGCGCTTCGTGCGCGTCAACGCGCGGATGGCGCGGATGGACGGGCTGCCCCTGGACGCCTACGTGGGGAGGACCTTCGCGGAGGTGCTGCCCCGGCTGGCGCCCCAGTTGGAGCCCGTCCTGCGCCGCGTGCTGGAGACGGGCGAGCCCGCCGAGGAGCTGGCCGTGTCCCTGGAGCGGCCGGGCATGGCCAGCGACGCGCACGTGATGGTGAGCTACCACCCGGTGCGCACCCCCGGGGGCGAGGTGCTGGGCGTGGGGGCGGTGGTGGTGGACGTCACCCGGCACAAGCACTCGGAAGGGGAGCTGCGCGCCACCGCGGAGTTCCGCGAGCGCTTCCTGGGCATCGTCGGCCACGACCTGCGCAACCCCCTCAACGCCATCCGCATGGCGGCCAGCTTCCTCATCGCCAGCGAACAGGTGCCCCCCGCGCTGGCGCGCACCGTGGGCCGCATCATCAGCAGCACGGACCGGATGACGCGGATGATCACCGAACTGCTGGACTTCACCCGCAGCCGGCTGGGCGGCGGTATCCCCCTGACGCCGGGCGCGACGGACCTGGGACTGGTGGTGCGCCAGGTGGTGGAGGAGCTGGAGCTGGTGCACCCGAACCGCACCGTGCGCGTGGAGTCCACGGGACCGCTGGGCGGACAGTGGGACGCGGACCGGCTGGCGCAGGTCCTGAGCAACCTGCTGGGCAACGCGCTCCAGTACAGCCCGCCGGAGTCCACGGTGGTGGTGTCGCTCCAGGGCGGACCGGAGCAGGCCGTGGCGCGGGTGAGCAACCCGGGTCCCCCCATCCCCAAGGAGGAGCTGACCCTGCTCTTCCACCCCTTCCAGCGCGCGCAGACGGGCGCCCACGTCCCCTCCGGCCTGGGCCTGGGCCTCTTCATCTCCGACCAGATTGCCCGCAGCCACCGGGGGACCCTCACCGTGGAGTCGGGCCCGGAGCAGACGGTCTTCACCCTCACGCTGCCCCGGGGCGCATAGGCCCCAAGGGCGCGGGGCCTCCCAAGGGTTCACCGGGTCATGCCCGCCCGCCCCCCCACCGCCCGAGCCCCGGGCGACATCCGGGATTGGAATTCCCCGGGGCCCTGCCCTAGCGTTGGCGCGTGTCCACCACGCAACACTCCGCCACCCTGCTGCTTGTCGAAAACAACCGGGACGTCCGCGAGGCGCTGAAGGAGATCCTGGAGTCGGAGGGCTACCGGGTGCACACGGCGGTCAACGGTCAGGACGCGCTGAACGTCCTGGCGCGGCTGGAGTACATCCCGGGCCTCATCCTGCTGGACCTGGTGATGCCGGTGATGGACGGGCACGCCTTCATCGAACACCTGCGGCGCACGGGGGCCCTGGACCTGACGCGGGTGCTGGTGCTGACGGCGCACCCCACCCTGCCGCTGCCGCACGGGGTCTCCGGACGCCTGGGCAAGCCGGTGCGGCTGGAGGAGCTGCTGGACGCCATCGCCGTGCACGCCGCGCCGGCGGCGTGAAGCGACCGTCCGCGCGCCGTCAGGCCGTCAGGTGGAGGGCTGGCAGTGCCGGGCCACCAGCCCCAGCAGCTCCGTGATGTCCACGGGCTTGCGCAGCAGCCCCACGGTGCCCGGGGGCGCCTTCGCGCTCGGGTGCGCGGTGAGCATCAGCACCGGCAGGTCCTTGAGCCGGACGTCGTCGCGCACGCGGTGGAGGAACTCGTGTCCGTCCATCACCGGCATCATCAGGTCCAGCAGGATGAGGCACGGCGGCTGGATGTGGGCCAGCGCGTCCAGGGCCAGCTGGCCGTTGGCCGCCTGCACCACCGCGTAGTCCTCCATCTCCAGCAGCTCCGCCACCACCTCGCGCAGGTCCGGCTCGTCGTCGACGATGAGGATGGTGGAGCGAGGCGTTGTTCTCAACACGGAGGACAGCCTACGCAGGTCCCACGGGCACCGCCAGCAATGACGCCGCGCTGTGCATCGGCTCCGCTGCGTGCAACCCCGCAACACACGAAAGGGCGTCAGCCCCACGCCCGCCGTCTCCCCGCCTGAGAAAACGGGCGTCGGGCCGTTGCGCCCGGGGACGGCAGCCCCTACCCGTCCCCTGGCGTGCCCATGAACCTCATCGCCGACCTCATTGAAGCGAACCTGGATGTGCTGGTGCGGCGCTTCGTCGAGGAGACGCGCGGCCGGGAGAGCAGCCAGGGCCTGAAGCCGTCGGAGATCATCACCACGCTGCCGGAGTACCTGCGCGTGGTGGCGGCCATCTGCCGGCATGGCCCCACGCCGGAGCACCTGGAGACCCGAACGCGCCTGGAGGAGGCGCACATCAACCTGCGCCTGCGGGTGGGCGCCACGCAGGAGGACGCGACGGATGAGTACACCCTCCTGGGCCAGCTCATCCCCCGGCTCTGGGACGACCTGCGGGACGCGGAGCGGCCCGCCGCCCGGGACCTCCAGTGCCTCTTCCACCAGTTGGAGGAGGCGATGG
The DNA window shown above is from Corallococcus soli and carries:
- a CDS encoding CheR family methyltransferase is translated as MTALPLSPQVFTILAMLIEQRAGLHYGPEDRDLLAEKVSSRALDAGFDSLLDYYYFLRYDPRGNAALDALVDSLLVHETYFFREAPSLQVLVDEVLVPAARAGKRPRVWCAACATGEEPLTLAMMLDAKGVLGDVSLLATDLSVRALERARTGEYNLRCLRALPKGVEGRWLDVVEGRPRVRPELVAAVEWKALNLLDTANFPAPESFDAILCRNVLIYFQDDTARRVVDGLTRVLKPGGQLLVGTSESLMRFGTALHCEERRGSFFYLKEGS
- a CDS encoding HEAT repeat domain-containing protein, producing MTTNSTVRQHPLTLSADDRARVEEVEQLARRGASSLPALVAGLDAPSWAVRRAVVSALARVGTPAVQPLCDVLTQRRDNEARIAAAVDALVAASGDVEGPVEALGDDANPAIVCDAAQVLGRRRSRQSVPLLARLTVHSDDNVAVAAIEALGRIGGGAAVDALLASLGSGNFFRIFPAIDVLGRSGDPTVVPALMALLADPFYALEACRALGRTGQEAAVPALVGLLQRGNDALVRVAAVALVEIHDAQVARFGGARTVPSVLRSASTEVHPIGRRLAQVIAGADAGEKTSLARLLGWVGGADAAAGLLKLLDSQDLGVSRAAAAALGELGAEADAQILQALREGDSTRRRVLLPLVGKRSAAVPDVLLCLEDRDAMVRALAAETLSRIGDTSAVTALFARLADEDPRVVQAAVGAIQSLGSETTEALALEAARSADTRQRRAALRIVAYFGYPRGLDALLLAMRDPDERLRDAAIYGLPFIDDPRAVDALLSAASHESERTRATAMRALGQTDKQARITSTLLGGLNDRDPWVRYYACQSLGKLNEEAAADAIVALANDDAGQVRVAVVDALAHLHTESAMAALRRAASSTDVDVRRAALLGLGVARRPDALPVLLEAVHSDDPATRLVALSAVAEYDAPETLPALLRAAGDRDDSVRSAAVGFLATRTGQHATQSLVSLLGDVMLREQVVGALALPVDGRLAGLLAALEVADDATAPLLVAALARMRRADARAALMQALAGASPAGRRASAPAVAALGTVEAREALDRAAHRDEDPDVRRACLLALGR
- a CDS encoding methyl-accepting chemotaxis protein; amino-acid sequence: MSTDNGNTAPRMEDARALAERTALKVEESAGLVQSTEVLASRLASAGNEQAASGEQVRTAIESVAAQVEETSAAVQSLVRSQRAMTESARGVQLEAEATAGAMQEVSASVTSVRKDAAVLAASSEATASTVEEVARSVKGVSANAEELAASSEELLASVQEMNATVEDLVARNQTSAATTEEVAATIEEMSKGITRLSADAQGVGERMAQVSSSVVSLGRTLHEVSRDASIMSSSVEETASTTEELARSVRGVADHARTLEAHTSTTASTVQEVAASVEEVAATAEKNAAVVDANAATIEQLARSAQAVARAADSINGLASTSATASAQLETSTRRAAQMTEEARLAAERVGTSAREGGATVARSITGFGRIRQSIVESSGVMKEMGRRAEEIGDIVQTINLIADRTNLLSLNASIEAARAGEHGRGFAVVAEEIRALADRAAAASADVAKIVRGLQTTAREAAVATGEGVRAADEGAALAGDAEKALGTILKGVEELGQNVREASRASAEQVQAVQSLAQATAKVSEQGRVIAASATEQAQAAQALAQGGTEMRRMARQTTQATADQAKALREAVRSNTQLAEVAEKVSRAVQEQAAAATDLAKGAVQMRQLVQGVSGAVAAQGQQVSALGAVAQEVTSSTQRALTGIAEQAKAAQEVARAMDGARKEVVQSTRAMVEQGRALKQGEVATRQVAKLAQEVTRATEEQAQALNTLVRGAEEVRRVARTTSRALDEQTEALAALATSATKQATGVAAVAKVAQEQATVTEQLGRSVEEMRGRSREIAVTTAQQARTTSVTAQEVKEVAGRLGQLARLHGEQVEGLAHLTGLLGGKDAAASRSPREQKA
- a CDS encoding chemotaxis protein CheW; the protein is MSVLHVLFKVDGTEYAMPAADVVQMESFTGATPVPGAPAHVAGLVQVRGRVIPVVDARARFGLPATPATLDSRVVVGQLGERTVGLLVDSAREVVKLDPRTIQPPPPMVVERAKGYVKAVAQVGPRLVMLIDFPRVMGEETADVDGQR
- a CDS encoding chemotaxis protein CheA, whose amino-acid sequence is MTAPGEFAEFLPAYLAEVDELLASAQRDLLAVEEAVRRGALQPRAVRELFRALHTIKGLSAMVDVEPIVSLAHWMEASLRVADQAGGRLPESSVEPLVEGLRAIEQRVRQLGAGKPASPAPANLLERLEALGPQVVDAAPRKARAVVLDAEAAFASRLAPSEREQLEGGLADGQRAVRLDFVPSAERAAKGLNINTVREGVARHGDIVKVLPLSGAAAGGASLAFALLLLTSAEDAVLLDVVGGAPATVRSLAAAAPVAPDAASPAPVPTDSALGTPVFEEELEEPEVRRGGGLLRVEVSRLDEAMEWLAALVVNRSRLTRAVAALTAAGAPTRELATILQENGRQLRDLRSAILRLRMVRMGDVLERLPLLVRGLRRTTGKAVRLELEVGDAELDKAVADRLMPALVHLVRNAVDHALELPEERVSAGKPPEGLVRLGCHARSSGQLEITLRDDGRGVDAKAVAKAANAPVPESADGLLDLLCRPGLSTRQEATRTSGRGMGMDIVRRIVVEQLGGELRMETRKGVGTTFTLRVPLTVTLVDAIVFECAGLKYAVAVGTVEELIDVDALKVVRPAGADGLGLVERRGAAVPLVSLERLLERTAPAQAAGACGTKALIVRQRGEPVAFAVDRLLGQQEIVLRPLEDPLVRVPGVAGATDLGDGQPTLVLDLGALGAARVGRGVGAAQSGGWAS
- a CDS encoding response regulator — encoded protein: MPEVLVVDDSKVMREMVVACLRPYPDSRFTQASSGLEAIEQLTLKAYDLLVLDLNMPDIGGIEVVEFVRGQDQLRSLPIIIVTTRGDEASRERALQAGASLFMTKPFTPDSLQGAARSLLEKAPAKALDEAPRG
- a CDS encoding response regulator; amino-acid sequence: MRPPPPPPDASFPRPPSTAFPEGEPAPCVWVVDDSASEARFIKTALGAGFLVDTFPDGAAMLERLHSGRAPDVVVLDWEMPGMSGPEVCQFLRGQPQTQTLPVLLLTAHGRPEDLVQGLRAGANDYVAKPFRTEEVRARVNALVRAKRLVDAVRRADHEKAEALAQLDALLTSSPVGLSLMDRELRFVRVNARMARMDGLPLDAYVGRTFAEVLPRLAPQLEPVLRRVLETGEPAEELAVSLERPGMASDAHVMVSYHPVRTPGGEVLGVGAVVVDVTRHKHSEGELRATAEFRERFLGIVGHDLRNPLNAIRMAASFLIASEQVPPALARTVGRIISSTDRMTRMITELLDFTRSRLGGGIPLTPGATDLGLVVRQVVEELELVHPNRTVRVESTGPLGGQWDADRLAQVLSNLLGNALQYSPPESTVVVSLQGGPEQAVARVSNPGPPIPKEELTLLFHPFQRAQTGAHVPSGLGLGLFISDQIARSHRGTLTVESGPEQTVFTLTLPRGA
- a CDS encoding response regulator; the encoded protein is MSTTQHSATLLLVENNRDVREALKEILESEGYRVHTAVNGQDALNVLARLEYIPGLILLDLVMPVMDGHAFIEHLRRTGALDLTRVLVLTAHPTLPLPHGVSGRLGKPVRLEELLDAIAVHAAPAA
- a CDS encoding response regulator; the encoded protein is MLRTTPRSTILIVDDEPDLREVVAELLEMEDYAVVQAANGQLALDALAHIQPPCLILLDLMMPVMDGHEFLHRVRDDVRLKDLPVLMLTAHPSAKAPPGTVGLLRKPVDITELLGLVARHCQPST